A genomic window from Colletotrichum destructivum chromosome 7, complete sequence includes:
- a CDS encoding Putative homogentisate 1,2-dioxygenase, rmlC-like cupin domain superfamily, rmlC-like jelly roll — protein MPVTTFDFDEKYRYQVGFDSHLESEAVPGSLPIGQNSPQKPPHGLYAEKLSGTAFTAPRHDNKQAWLYRILPSCAHPPYTPTSAPSPETQAQPSKLRYIPNQLRWDPFDHDDAKHWDFVAGMRLVAGAGDPTLKQGIGMYVYAAGRSMDDTAAFYSADGDLLIVPQEGPLDIRTEFGWLLVRPLEIAVIPRGVKYQVRLPSGPARGYALELYQGHFTLPELGPIGTNGLANARDFQVPVACFSEDFGATAHEGGDSDNTYTVTVKFNNDYFETKQRHTPFDVVAWHGNYYPYKYDLGRFNTIGTISYDHPDPSIFTVLSAPSGVPGTAIADFVIFPPRWLVAEDTFRPPYYHRNTMSEFMGLITGGYDAKRGGSGGFVPGGASLHNTMSGHGPDAESAEGARNAADLKPAKVGAGSCAFMFESCAMVGVTEWGLRTCKKVQEGYSEESWGGVPVHWTRPKGASSEGHLLK, from the exons gactttgacgagaaGTACCGCTACCAGGTCGGCTTCGACTCCCATCTCGA ATCCGAAGCCGTCCCTGGATCTCTCCCTATCGGCCAGAACTCGCCACAGAAACCACCTCACGGCCTctacgccgagaagctctCGGGCACAGCCTTCACGGCGCCTCGGCACGACAACAAGCAGGCCTGGCTCTACCGCATCCTCCCCTCGTGCGCCCACCCGCCCTACACGCCTACGTCGGCCCCGTCGCCCGAGACCCAGGCCCAGCCCTCAAAGCTGCGCTACATCCCTAACCAGCTGCGTTGGGATCCCTTCGACCACGATGACGCCAAGCACTGGGActtcgtcgccggcatgcgcctcgtcgccggcgccggcgacccgACCCTGAAGCAGGGCATCGGCATGTATGtctacgccgccggcagGAGTATGGAcgacaccgccgccttctactcggccgacggcgatTTGTTGATCGTCCCACAAGAAGGCCCGCTCGATATCCGCACCGAGTTCGGCTGGCTCCTCGTCCGCCCCCTCGAGATCGCCGTCATCCCCCGCGGCGTCAAGTACCAGGTCCGCCTCCCCTCCGGCCCGGCGAGGGGCTACGCCCTCGAGCTGTACCAGGGCCACTTCACCCTGCCCGAGCTGGGGCCCATCGGCACCAACGGTCTCGCCAACGCCCGCGACTTCCAGGTGCCCGTGGCATGCTTCTCCGAGGACTTTGGTGCCACGGCccacgagggcggcgacagcgacaacacctacaccgtcaccgtcaagTTCAACAACGACTACTTCGAGACCAAGCAGCGCCACACCCccttcgacgtcgtcgcctggCATGGCAACTACTACCCCTACAAGTacgacctcggccgcttcAACACCATCGGCACCATCTCGTACGACCACCCGGACCCGTCCATCTTCACCGTcctctcggcgccctcgggcgTGCCCGGCACCGCCATCGCGGACTTCGTCATCTTCCCGCCGCGCtggctcgtcgccgaggacacCTTCCGCCCGCCCTACTACCACCGCAACACCATGTCCGAGTTCATGGGCCTCATCACCGGCGGCTACGACGCCAAGcgcggcggctccggcggcttcgtcccCGGCGGCGCGAGCCTGCACAACACCATGAGCGGCCACGGCCCGGACGCCGAGAGCGCCGAGGGCGCgcgcaacgccgccgacctgaagccggccaaggtcggcgccggcagctgTGCCTTCATGTTCGAGAGCTGTGCCATGGTAGGCGTCACCGAGTGGGGGCTGCGGACGTGCAAGAAGGTGCAGGAGGGCTACAGCGAGGAGAGCTGGGGCGGCGTGCCGGTGCACTGGACGAGGCCCAAGGGGGCGTCATCTGAAGGCCATTTGCTGAAATGA